From one bacterium Scap17 genomic stretch:
- a CDS encoding BCCT family transporter — protein sequence MSSSAPKTSSGSGSPTREPRASHKARDEIDWRVFLPSVLVIAGLIIPIILFPESGEAAVNAAFAFATGNFGWLYLLAGFSVVVFLIGLAFSRYGNVRLGGPQDTPEFSYFSWVAMIFAGGIGIAIVNWAWVEPIYYFTGPPFDVKAGSDAAAEWALAYGQFHWGLTPWAFYCLPAIPIAYSMYVRNRPGVRLSVASSGVLGKRADGWWGVLLDAVVVFGIVGGVGTSLGLAVPLVSRLLGDLLGIEPSFALNLGVLLVWTAIFSASVWFGLAKGIKILSDINVILAIALLAFTFIAGPSLFMVEGWVNSLGTMLSSFVTMSLWTDPVGDSTFWKDWTVFYWAWWIAYAPMMGLFVARISRGRTIRELIIAELVFGSLGCWVFFAVWGGYALDLQVSGTLDVAAALSDGGIPGAVSAILATLPFSELITASFILLCFIFLATTLDSSAYVLASVTTRELSGYQEPKRSVRLIWAFLIAGVGVALIQLGGLKAVQTSTIVVALPMIPVLFILTWSLVRWLRQDFARKVLEPHLVLETPSSRDDAKPR from the coding sequence ATGAGCAGTTCTGCGCCCAAGACGTCTTCCGGCAGCGGGAGCCCGACACGCGAGCCCCGCGCCTCCCACAAGGCCCGCGACGAGATCGACTGGCGGGTTTTCCTGCCCTCGGTGCTCGTCATCGCCGGCCTCATCATTCCCATCATCCTGTTTCCCGAATCCGGTGAGGCTGCCGTCAATGCGGCCTTCGCCTTCGCGACCGGCAATTTCGGCTGGCTTTACCTGCTGGCGGGCTTCTCCGTCGTCGTATTCTTGATCGGTCTGGCGTTCAGCCGCTACGGAAACGTCCGTCTGGGAGGCCCGCAGGACACCCCGGAATTCTCGTATTTCAGCTGGGTCGCGATGATCTTCGCCGGCGGCATCGGTATCGCCATCGTCAACTGGGCATGGGTCGAGCCGATTTACTATTTCACCGGCCCGCCATTTGACGTCAAGGCCGGCAGTGATGCGGCCGCCGAGTGGGCGTTGGCCTATGGCCAGTTTCACTGGGGGCTGACGCCCTGGGCGTTCTATTGCCTGCCGGCGATTCCCATCGCCTATTCCATGTATGTGCGCAACCGCCCGGGTGTGCGTCTTTCCGTGGCCTCAAGCGGCGTGCTCGGCAAGCGTGCCGATGGCTGGTGGGGCGTGTTGCTGGATGCCGTGGTGGTGTTCGGCATCGTCGGCGGTGTCGGCACCTCGCTGGGGCTGGCAGTGCCGCTGGTATCACGACTGCTCGGCGATCTGTTGGGGATCGAGCCGTCCTTTGCGCTCAATCTGGGAGTGCTGCTGGTCTGGACGGCGATCTTCTCCGCCAGTGTCTGGTTCGGGCTGGCCAAGGGCATCAAGATTCTCTCCGACATCAACGTGATTCTGGCCATCGCCTTGCTGGCCTTCACCTTCATTGCCGGGCCGTCGCTGTTCATGGTGGAAGGCTGGGTCAACAGTCTCGGTACCATGCTGTCGAGCTTCGTGACCATGAGCCTGTGGACCGACCCGGTGGGCGATTCGACCTTCTGGAAGGACTGGACCGTCTTCTACTGGGCCTGGTGGATCGCCTACGCGCCGATGATGGGGCTGTTCGTCGCCCGTATCTCGCGGGGGCGCACCATTCGTGAGCTGATCATCGCCGAGCTAGTGTTCGGCTCGCTGGGCTGCTGGGTGTTCTTCGCGGTCTGGGGCGGCTATGCGCTGGACCTGCAGGTAAGTGGCACCCTGGATGTCGCGGCTGCACTGAGCGACGGCGGTATCCCCGGCGCCGTGTCCGCGATTCTCGCCACGCTGCCGTTCTCCGAGCTGATCACCGCAAGCTTCATCCTGCTGTGCTTCATCTTCCTGGCCACCACCCTGGATAGCTCCGCCTATGTGCTGGCGTCGGTGACCACTCGTGAGCTCTCTGGCTATCAGGAGCCCAAGCGCAGCGTGCGTCTGATCTGGGCCTTCCTGATCGCCGGTGTCGGGGTGGCATTGATCCAGCTGGGCGGCCTCAAGGCGGTGCAGACCTCGACCATCGTGGTCGCGCTGCCGATGATTCCGGTGCT
- a CDS encoding tautomerase family protein, translated as MPFVTINVLKGKSDAYRKAIADEVNAAVIETLDFPADDRYQVIHECTDQDLEFQSRDQDRVMMHLVMRSGKPDQAKKAFYTRVVEALGRNPGIAPGNVLITISENHDIDWSFEDGIAQFCPD; from the coding sequence ATGCCCTTTGTCACGATCAATGTTCTGAAAGGCAAGTCTGATGCTTATCGCAAGGCGATTGCCGATGAGGTCAATGCCGCCGTCATCGAGACCCTGGATTTCCCGGCAGATGATCGCTACCAGGTGATCCATGAATGTACCGATCAGGACCTCGAATTCCAGTCACGTGATCAGGACCGCGTGATGATGCATCTGGTGATGCGCAGCGGAAAGCCGGACCAGGCCAAGAAGGCGTTCTACACCAGAGTGGTCGAGGCGCTGGGCAGAAACCCGGGGATTGCCCCCGGCAACGTCCTGATCACGATCTCGGAGAATCACGATATCGATTGGTCATTCGAGGATGGCATTGCGCAATTCTGTCCGGATTGA
- a CDS encoding enoyl-CoA hydratase: MIVVERRERVGLIILNRPKSLNALNRQLAEETLAVLRELDADPGIGAIVITGNPRAFAAGADIEEMAEKSFTDFYMDDFLSPWDEVRRISKPIIAAVSGFALGGGCELALLCDFIIASEDAQFGQPEIKLGILPGIGGSQRLARSVGKAMTMDMVLTGRNIGAQEAKEIGLVARVVPKDELMQNALEAAHTIAGYNTPAVKMAKSAVNTAFETPLNEGLRQERLLFQAAFATEGQKEGMSAFVAKRAPVFRHR, from the coding sequence ATGATCGTCGTCGAGCGTCGTGAGCGCGTCGGGTTGATCATCCTCAATCGTCCAAAAAGCCTGAATGCGCTCAACCGCCAATTGGCCGAGGAGACGCTGGCGGTCCTCCGCGAGCTGGACGCCGACCCGGGCATCGGCGCCATCGTCATCACCGGCAATCCCCGCGCCTTTGCCGCCGGTGCGGACATCGAGGAAATGGCCGAGAAGTCTTTCACTGATTTCTACATGGATGACTTTCTCTCGCCCTGGGACGAGGTGCGCAGGATTTCCAAGCCGATCATCGCCGCCGTCAGTGGTTTTGCTCTCGGTGGCGGCTGTGAATTGGCCCTGCTGTGCGACTTCATCATCGCCTCGGAAGACGCCCAGTTTGGCCAGCCGGAAATCAAGCTGGGCATCCTGCCGGGCATCGGCGGATCACAGCGCCTGGCCCGCTCGGTCGGCAAGGCGATGACGATGGATATGGTCTTGACCGGCCGCAACATCGGCGCTCAGGAGGCCAAGGAGATTGGCCTGGTGGCGCGGGTCGTGCCCAAGGATGAGTTGATGCAGAACGCGCTCGAGGCCGCGCATACCATCGCGGGCTACAACACGCCGGCGGTCAAGATGGCCAAGTCAGCCGTCAACACGGCATTCGAGACCCCGCTCAATGAGGGGCTTCGTCAAGAGCGTCTGCTCTTTCAGGCCGCCTTCGCGACCGAGGGCCAGAAGGAGGGCATGAGCGCCTTCGTTGCCAAGCGAGCGCCGGTCTTCCGTCATCGCTAG